A genomic region of Octopus sinensis linkage group LG2, ASM634580v1, whole genome shotgun sequence contains the following coding sequences:
- the LOC115229479 gene encoding growth hormone-inducible transmembrane protein gives MLATTMSRLPMAAVTSCLSRSCILTKAGKPSFYTPVQMFTNQARSSTRRTARAAKARSLKEIIMAPATDTSFSLGRGLVAGASVIGLGSLCYYGLGLSNEVGAIERAAIWPEIVRQRIRDTYLYFGGSIGITALSAMAVYRNPTMLNLMMKNSWLAIGATFAAMIGSSILVRSIPYQPGVGAKQFAWMLHSGVVGAVIAPLCLMGGPVLVRAAWYTAGVVGGLSTLAMCAPSEKFLNMGGPLAAGLGVVFVSSIGGMFLPPTTALGAGLYSISIYGGLVLFSMFLLYDTQKIIKKAETHPVYAMRPFDPIDSSIGIYMDTINIFIRIVTILSGGSNRRR, from the exons ATGCTGGCAACTACAATGAGTCGTCTGCCAATGGCAGCTGTAACTAGCTGCCTGTCGAGGTCATGTATCCTGACAAAAGCTGGCAAACCATCATTCTACACTCCTGTACAGATGTTCACTAATCAAGCACGTTCCTCAACCCGAAGAACTGCACGAGCTGCCAAAGCCAGATctttgaaagaaattattatggCGCCTGCTACTGATACAT CTTTCAGTCTAGGCCGTGGCTTGGTTGCAGGTGCATCTGTGATTGGTTTAGGATCTTTGTGTTACTATGGCCTTGGATTATCCAATGAAGTAGGAGCCATTGAACGTGCTGc gaTATGGCCAGAAATTGTACGCCAGAGAATTCGTGACACCTACCTTTATTTTGGCGGTAGTATTGGTATTACTGCTCTCTCAGCTATGGCTGTCTATCGTAACCCTACAATGCTTAACTTAATGATGAAGAATTCATGGCTG GCTATCGGTGCTACATTTGCTGCAATGATTGGAAGCAGTATATTGGTTCGATCTATTCCATATCAACCTGGAGTCGGTGCAAAACAGTTTGCCTGGATGCTTCACAgtggtgttgttggtgctgtCATTGCACCATTATGTCTCATGGGTGGTCCTGTTTTAGTACGTGCAGCTTGGTATACAGCTGGAGTTGTTGGCG GTTTATCTACACTGGCCATGTGTGCACCAAGTGAGAAGTTTTTGAATATGGGTGGACCTTTGGCTGCTGGTcttggtgttgtgtttgtgtcttctattg gtgGCATGTTCCTACCTCCTACCACAGCTCTTGGTGCTGGTCTTTACTCTATAAGCATCTATGGTGGTTTGGTTCTCTTTTCAATGTTCTTATTGTATGATActcaaaaaattattaaaaaagcagAAACACACCCGGTGTATGCTATGCGACCATTTGACCCCATTGACAG ttctaTTGGTATTTATATGGACACAATAAACATTTTTATTCGGATTGTCACAATTTTATCTGGCGGTAGTAACCGAAGACGCTAA